One Ricinus communis isolate WT05 ecotype wild-type chromosome 1, ASM1957865v1, whole genome shotgun sequence DNA window includes the following coding sequences:
- the LOC8270811 gene encoding cathepsin B-like protease 3 produces the protein MAASILSSFALLLFLVALSSFHSRVISTELDSKLKLNSRILQESIIKKVNENPDAGWEAAMNPQLSNFTVGQFKYLLGAKPTPKKELMGVPMISHPKTLKLPKEFDARTAWPHCSTIGKILDQGHCGSCWAFGAVESLSDRFCIHFGMNISLSVNDLLACCGFLCGDGCDGGYPMYAWRYFVHHGVVTEECDPYFDNIGCSHPGCEPGFPTPKCVRKCIDKNQLWRQSKHYSVNAYRISSDPHDVMAEVYKNGPVEVSFTVYEDFAHYKSGVYKHITGEVMGGHAVKLIGWGTSDNGEDYWLLANQWNRGWGDDGYFKIRRGTNECGIEDDAVAGLPSARNLDLVREVASMDALEDAFA, from the exons ATGGCAGCTTCTATCTTATCCTCCTTCGCTCTTTTGCTGTTTCTTGTGGCTCTCTCCTCTTTTCACTCCCGG GTGATCTCAACAGAACTAGATTCCAAGCTGAAGCTGAACTCTAGGATCCTTCAG GAGtcaataattaagaaagtaaATGAAAACCCTGATGCTGGATGGGAAGCTGCCATGAATCCTCAACTTTCCAACTTCACT GTTGGCCAATTCAAGTATCTTCTTGGAGCCAAGCCAACTCCCAAAAAGGAACTGATGGGTGTTCCTATGATAAGTCATCCAAAAACCTTAAAGTTGCCAAAAGAATTTGATGCAAGAACAGCTTGGCCACATTGCAGTACCATTGGAAAAATTCTAG ATCAG GGTCATTGTGGATCCTGTTGGGCATTTGGTGCTGTTGAATCACTATCTGATCGATTTTGTATCCATTTTGGCATG AATATATCATTGTCTGTCAATGATCTCTTGGCATGCTGTGGCTTTTTGTGTGGAGATGGTTGTGATGGAGGGTATCCGATGTATGCATGGAGATACTTTGTCCACCACGGGGTTGTCACTGAGGAG TGTGACCCATATTTTGATAACATTGGCTGTTCCCACCCTGGTTGTGAGCCTGGATTTCCAACTCCAAAGTGTGTGAGAAAGTGCATTGATAAGAATCAGCTCTGGAGGCAGTCAAAGCATTACAGCGTTAATGCATATAGAATTAGTTCTGATCCCCATGATGTTATGGCTGAAGTTTATAAGAATGGACCAGTAGAGGTTTCTTTCACTGTTTATGAG GATTTTGCTCATTATAAATCTGGAGTTTATAAGCACATTACAGGTGAAGTAATGGGAGGTCATGCAGTTAAGCTTATTGGGTGGGGGACTTCTGATAATGGAGAGGATTATTGG CTTCTTGCAAACCAGTGGAATAGAGGCTGGGGAGAT GATGGTTACTTTAAGATAAGGAGAGGAACAAATGAGTGTGGTATTGAAGATGATGCGGTTGCTGGTTTGCCTTCAGCCAGAAATCTTGATCTTGTTAGAGAGGTTGCCAGCATGGATGCTCTTGAAGATGCTTTTGCTTGA
- the LOC8270810 gene encoding GEM-like protein 1 — MMDNPTNYSNGNPYLQIAPVHSNGYGPSSRRPMSRICDALSRCGKRVDDVTRKAEVFADNVWHHLKVSSSFTDAAMARISQGTKVLTEGGHDKVFQQAFGVLPGEKLLKAYVCYLSTSSGPVIGTLYISTKRMAFSSDYPFWYYSSTGQQQRMYYKVVVQLDKLRTANPSSSRINPSEKYIQIVTTDGHDFWFMGFVSYDKALKQLTEALQCSRDSSGDIPLTTV; from the exons ATGATGGATAACCCGACTAATTACAGTAATGGCAATCCTTACCTCCAGATTGCTCCGGTGCATTCTAATGGATACGGGCCATCTAGCAGAA GACCGATGAGTAGGATATGCGATGCGTTGAGCAGGTGTGGGAAAAGGGTTGACGATGTTACTAGAAAAGCTGAGGTTTTTGCTGATAACGTCTGGCATCATT TGAAAGTTAGCTCCAGTTTCACTGATGCAGCCATGGCAAGGATTTCTCAAGGGACAAAGGTACTCACTGAAGGAGGACATGATAAAGTATTCCAGCAGGCATTTGGGGTTTTGCCTGGAGAGAAGCTTTTAAAGGCTTATGTTTGCTATTTGTCAACTTCCTCTGGCCCTGTGATTGGAACACTTTATATATCCACTAAAAGAATGGCGTTTTCTAGTGATTATCCCTTCTGGTATTATTCTTCTACTGGGCAGCAGCAGCGGATGTATTACAAG GTGGTGGTGCAgcttgataagttaagaacaGCAAACCCGTCTTCAAGCAGAATCAACCCTTCTGAAAAATACATCCAAATTGTGACAACAGATGGTCATGACTTCTGGTTTATGGGATTCGTATCATATGACAAAGCACTCAAGCAATTAACTGAGGCTTTACAGTGCTCTCGAGACTCTTCTGGGGATATCCCTCTTACTACTGTATAA